The nucleotide window CGGCCTGTAAGATGTACGCCATCTAATGAGAATGATCCTCCGGTAACGAACTTGGCGCTATATTTCACCCCATCATATTGGATTCCTGAAGTAGAATTCAGCTCAATCATTTTTGCATTAGCATCTACGAAAGCATAGCCTCCAGCTGTTGCTGCTGTTTTGATCACATTGTTGTAGCTGTTGATTGCGCTATCTATTGTTGTAGCCTCTGTTCTAGTTAATATGTATCTGTCTTCGAATGGGTAAGAAACTCCTCTAGCTGCTAAACTTGCAGGAATCCCTGGTGGAAGAGTTGCAACTGTCCCAATGGCTCCAGGTGTCGTCAATGGGATTAGATCCGTAGATCTTGTTTGTCTTGCACGTCCGTAAGTAGCTCCTAAGTATGGTGCCAATGCTACCAATGTTGCATTTCCGGATTGCAAAGCTGCACCTGTGATTTGTAAGCTCAGGTCTGGAAGTGTTTCATCAACCATCAACAAAGGATTTGTAGCTGTTTTGGATAGCGGCTTAATTCTGTCGCCGGCACCCAAAGCTGTTAAAATTTGACTCAACGGACCATATAAGCTTGCATTAAGATTATCAATTGTTGCATTACCAACGTTCACGTCTCCTTTTCCTAGAAGACTTGCCGTGAGTGGATTGTAAGGCACTGTGGTAAGAGATGGAATTGATGTAACATTTGGGATGTTTGCAATTGCACCTTTTGCGCCAGAAGTTTTTATTTGAGATATTAATACATTATAATACTGTTCAAAATTTGCAACTGGAGTCAGAGTTTCAACGCTGTCATCTGCTCCTGCAAGTGCATATAGAAGTGCATCGTTATTTCCAATCCATAAAGTGAAAAAGGTTGGCTTCTGAGTTAAAAAGTCCTGAATAACTGAAGTGGTAGGACTAGATGCAAATCTGACAAAATATGGATTTGCTGTTTTTGCAAGGATACCTTGTACATTACCGTACCCTGGTGCTAACAAATGTGAAACCTTCGCGCCTGGAACACCCATATTATTAAAAGGTCCAGTAAGTACAGTATTTACTACTGTGCTGGCTTTATTTTCGTTTGCAAAAGTAATTACTGGAGAACCTGCACTAAATCCTGTGATAATTCTTTTTGTATCTGCAATTTGAACATTTCCATTTGGTGTTGTCAATAGAAGTCCGCCGTTGTTGTCCGCCATCAGAGGCTGCTTGAAGTCTCCTCCGCCTGCTAATCTCATCTGTGAAGAAAGCATATTAGGATAGGATTCAGTCTGTCCGTCAACATATAATGCACCATCTCTGTAGCCGGATGTCAAAGAGTTTCCTAAAGCTACATAGTTAGAGAAATTAGCGTCTCCAGCTGTTACAACCACATCTTCTGTACTGTTTTCAAAATCATTTTGACAGCTTGCCGCTAGTAATAGAGTTGCAGCTACGGTTGATATATATAATTTTTTCATAATAGAGTCAATTTTTAAAATGCGTTATAAGATAATCCTAGACCAAAGTAGAATGCCTTAGCTTTGGCTTGTCCCACAAAATTATAATAGGCATTGTTCACATTTCTGCTCTGTGGCATTGCATAGCCTCCTGAAACATCTACACCAAGTTTATTGAATTTGAATCCAAGACCGGCTGTAACAACATATGAGTCAAAAGAAGGAGTTTCCGGGATGAAGTCTTTGTCATCATAAGGTGACTCGTCATAATACCAACCTAATCTTGCGGCAATCATATCTGTAACCATATATTGAGTACCTAATCTGATTGTTTTAGAGTTCTTAAAGTTTTTCGGCGTTACCAAAACGGTTGGATCATTGGGTTGATTTCCGGCAGCAACGTTTTCAAAATCTAAAGTAAGTTTGTTGTATCTTTCCCATCCGTGGTAATTGAAATCAGCGGATAATAACCATTTTGGCGTTACTTTGTACGTAGCACCTAATGTGAATTCGTCAACAAGAGGTAGAGTTGCCGTGAAATTATCCGATCCATTGTTAAAGTTTGGTAGCAAAATAGAAGGTACGTTGAAAGTCGCTTTTCCTTCCTTAGCTTTCATATCAACTGGAGATCGGTATGCAAGACTCACATCCCACTGGCTGTCTGGCTGAAAGTAGAATCCAAATCCAAAACCTTGGCCAGTAGCTTGGTCATCCAGTAAATT belongs to Chryseobacterium sp. KACC 21268 and includes:
- a CDS encoding G-D-S-L family lipolytic protein, translating into MKKLYISTVAATLLLAASCQNDFENSTEDVVVTAGDANFSNYVALGNSLTSGYRDGALYVDGQTESYPNMLSSQMRLAGGGDFKQPLMADNNGGLLLTTPNGNVQIADTKRIITGFSAGSPVITFANENKASTVVNTVLTGPFNNMGVPGAKVSHLLAPGYGNVQGILAKTANPYFVRFASSPTTSVIQDFLTQKPTFFTLWIGNNDALLYALAGADDSVETLTPVANFEQYYNVLISQIKTSGAKGAIANIPNVTSIPSLTTVPYNPLTASLLGKGDVNVGNATIDNLNASLYGPLSQILTALGAGDRIKPLSKTATNPLLMVDETLPDLSLQITGAALQSGNATLVALAPYLGATYGRARQTRSTDLIPLTTPGAIGTVATLPPGIPASLAARGVSYPFEDRYILTRTEATTIDSAINSYNNVIKTAATAGGYAFVDANAKMIELNSTSGIQYDGVKYSAKFVTGGSFSLDGVHLTGRGYAIVANEFLKAINSKYRSNLPMISPNSYSGIKFP
- a CDS encoding outer membrane protein transport protein translates to MKRILMTAALAAGVMAYAGGFRVSLQGVKQLAMAHTSAHAEDASVAFYNPAGISFIPAKLSVAAGGFGASNKVTFQNTSTLQQTETDNPLGTPIYAAIAYKVLDNLSVGFSFATPFGSTIEYPSNWEGAEMVQKLELKSYFFQPMVSVKLAPWASFGASYIYAKGKVDWTKAVTQYNGQLNLLDDQATGQGFGFGFYFQPDSQWDVSLAYRSPVDMKAKEGKATFNVPSILLPNFNNGSDNFTATLPLVDEFTLGATYKVTPKWLLSADFNYHGWERYNKLTLDFENVAAGNQPNDPTVLVTPKNFKNSKTIRLGTQYMVTDMIAARLGWYYDESPYDDKDFIPETPSFDSYVVTAGLGFKFNKLGVDVSGGYAMPQSRNVNNAYYNFVGQAKAKAFYFGLGLSYNAF